The sequence CATTTCTTCTTGTGCTCGTTTGATTTCTTCGGGATCTGTTGTTAATTAAACCATATGGTTAGTTAAAAAACTACTATACAAGCAAACTATCTATTAACAAATAAGAAGTACATTAGTCCTGAATCGAAAACAACTTGGCAACTCAATAAGTACGCGAGATATAAACGAACAAACAGAAGTTTCGGTTAAAGAGGCATTTCTATCTCATGTGGGTCATAATATTTTTCAAGCAGCATATAGATAGACCGAATATGCTAAGAGTTAGACAATATGATTGATTGGATGGAACCGTTCCCTTCCCTCCACCTATGTGTATTGTATTatctttttacttttagagcGCGTTTAAAAAGCCATGGTGGAACTGGATTTGAGTGTAATTAAAGGTaaaggtaattacacaatttaacACGATTGTCTAATCATATAATTGAAAGAAACTACAATTTCATGCTTCAACTCTCATAGCCCCCATAAGAAAATTgagtataattaataaatactttccattttaaatagtaattactaaaaaatattatataataattactaCCTATTTTGCCAACTAAGACATTAAGAATGTATATGTAATCATCACTGATATCCAAACATACTTTGTATTTTAAAGTGGAATTACTAGACTGgacttagtaattacacagtgacTACCAAACACGCCCTTAATTGTGATAAGGTCATGGTGGAGGAGGAGCTATCCCATCATATGAATGCAAATCTAGTTCTAGGAAATGGAGTCTGAAAACAAATTATATGGAGTAGAATCCTTTATAAGTAAAAGAATAGAAGACTTACCCATGTTTTCCACTAATTTGGGCATTAGAAACATGACAATCACCATAAATCCAATCATCATACCCATCGGGCTTTTCACAATCGACATTATGTTGAAGGGCTCCCTTACCTGAAATCACAATGGTGAATGTAAAAAAACCAATGACAGAGCAAAAACAGTAAAGTAAATAGCGTGTCAATCTAAGCTAACCTCGTAATACTGTTCTTCTCTCAATGGCTCTAAAACAAACTCGTGTAGTCCCCTCCTGGTCTCGGTTAGTGCAGCCTGAACCTTACCCGGGTTTCTGGCACTAACATCAACTCGAACCTAAATGTTTTAACGAAAGAAACATAACGAGATCAGACATAAGTAGCGGTTTGAAAATGTTAACAGCGAGATTGATCTGTGGATAGAGTTCTCACCGGGGAAAAGAAATATCCTATTGCTGCCACTTCGATAAGATGAGTACCTGCTGGCACATTATGGCTTAAAGCACACATGTCAAGGATAGTTCAAAACATTGAATAAGTTCATAAATTTAtgaaactttaaaattatataaaaaaaagggaaaaaaaagatCTATTGTTGAAAGTTTTCGAATATGAAAAGAACCACCAAGATAAATGGAATTTGAATCAACGCATAGACAGCATAAACAATGTTAAAGGATACAATGAGAAAAAACCATCAGGCCTCAAAAAGGTCACCCTTTGGCCACCATTGAGTATAACTTTGATGTTTGATATTTTCCCAGGAAGACCAAATCCAGTAGCCCCAAAACCTGCCAAGAAGAAAGACATTAGTTATGTGCATAAACTCAACCATAAATGAAAAGATAAGTAAGGGAGAAAAACAAGAAGAATACAACTGCAAAACATGTTCGGGCAAAAGTATGTTCTGTGATAAAAATTACGTTCTAACAATGTCTAAACCATATAACATGAATTCACAACCATATCAATCTTATCACAACTcttatttaaaagaaaataatgcaAACCAATCAAAGTTCTAGCAACCAGACATCAATCTAAAAAAAACCACAATACCACGACAGCTAGAGATCCTAGAACCGAGCTTCCGATCCAAGATTGCCATACAGTCCAAGCACCACTACTTTTTCAAGTCACTTCGGAATAGCTCGAGTGATTAGGTATGTGAGTATCTGTATGTGTGGAAAGGAGACTAAAAGGGGTTCAAATCCCCAATGAGTCAAAAGCCCTGGATATAAGGAGAGCAACCTATGGATCCAAACAATAAACCTATCATGCATTTTTGTATCAAGGAGCTTCACAACACTCTTCCTGAGAAAATTTCGTGTAATTTCAGCATGATCTGAATTAAGAAAACCTAACTTTTATCATTGAAGAACAACTCTAAAgactttcaaataaaaagaaagtcATTTCAAACCCAAAAAGACAAGTAATTTGGACAATCTCTAACCAAGCATTACATATATTGGTCGTTCAAATTAACAACAGCCCAGTAGAGAAAATTACCATTTAAACAAACTAATATAAAAGGtcaaaatttcaaatctataCAGTTCAAAAACCTAATCTTTCTACAATTCAGATCATGAACTCTTACCAATGTTTCAAGTAATTGAGTGATTCAGTAACATGAAAAATTCaccataatatataaaatagttTACAGTAAAACCTAATAAATTgcttaaattggaaaaattcaaataaaaaatcaatCTTTAGATTCGAGAAACAGAAATAGGATACGTACTTGGAATCTTAACTCGACCATGAATGGAGTAACCTTCACTGGACctgaaaatattaataatttgaataaaaaaatcgAATATTTCATTGAAGGGATGCGGAATCAATGTTCCACAACACTGTTTGGTTACCAAGAAAATCAAAAAGGGGGTAAAGTTAAAATCTTACACAGAAGAAGGTGAAAGCGAGGAAGACGAGATGAGTGTAAAGCACAATTGTACTAAAATCAGGAGAAGAACCGATTTGGATCGGATGCTCGACGCCATTGAAATCTGAAATTGGAAGAAAATTCAATTTCTGTGTAGAGATTTAATAGATTTTGTTAAATACAAATTATGCAATTTTTCGGGGGGTTTTGCATAAATATTCCTAAGTTATCTTTTGTTTTGCAATTTAATCCTtggaaatatttttctttttttggcaatcatattttttttatttgtaaaataaacatagaaattagCCCTATGTTGAGtgtcacgggctcaccttttcaggcagcggaacacccgtgcggcaccttgacttctctaagccaaggtcagccttccaaccatccgAGTAACAATGGACTCATTTTTTGCGCGACCGTGTGCCTCGTGCACACTTCcgtctctcgaacaactcccgccgagtcatgctctcaagcatccatgagtgcattcatgcatcgaggctctctagccaagatactcgcactgtccataggttcccaccatggtaagacaaatcccaacaccgacgctcaccttgtcactcgAGACCAAGGTAGCATGGGTGGCAAGATGTCAACACCAAGCTAACGTGCCAACGCCTCTATCATGCCCCATTTGATACAGTCCGAATAGTCTCCCTCGtcgcccaaggactcccatacatccatggaccaatcctcaaggcaccatgcctccacgcatgttggcaggccctcaagacaagccaccaagctagttgcatacattagacctctGTCCCTTTCCAACGTGGTGCATCCGTCCCATGCGCGTATGCTAACTAGCCCACGAACGACTACCcgtgtcatctcgtgttgagactcgtGGCCTAGGCGCGCCACGACGTCTCTCGGAGGATGTAGGCCACGTCCCGTGCAAGCGGCATACCGGCAAGCCAAGAGAAACGTACCATTGAACCTCTGGCGGCATTCTTCGACGCACTATCGGGTCGgcccgataatgtccatgagtactccaactcatggagacatatgagtcccctcgtggtcctcatatacccgccctactagtccccactggctagtagtagctcacttagcaccaaggtacaaggggtggtggagagctgacaccagggtacccccttaaagagcattctgaacttttagccttctaccaggaacatagatgatttttgctctgtagatatatgggaagcaccatatatcaaatcacctagtttcgccaaaccgattgcaccattctatttgtagacccaaataaatggcGAATACCAAGTTCCGTCCTGATCTggacaatattgaagatatttacgaaaatatcactgcatacaaactaagcatcagcatgccacctgtatgcaccacaacatgcgccaccacttggccaacttgtgAGTATCTCTTAGCTTGTAACGTGTCATCATAGACTGCACGTAACATTGAGCATTGTTCCAACACCAACCTATGTGAATCAGGgactttatattaatttaaaagtctTGTGATAAGTGCATATGTATCCAATAAACTTTAAAACGAAGGTGTGAAACATGCCTTCATCATTTCCTTCAAGAAAATTTATTACACAATACTTTGTTTTTTCATGATCATTGTCCGAACATTGATGATATATTATTGCTTTCAATtctaaaaatcagaaaaaatttGTTCAAATTTATATCCAAGTCCTTTATGTTGTGCTTCAAATTCCATCCCACAAAAAAATATCATGAACTTTTAATAGTTAAAAGATACTATAATTGATTATCTATTACGGCTAGAGTTGCATGTGCGTTTAAGAACTTTGGAGATGTCAAATGCAATGATGGTATGTGTTGGCCATTCAAAGAGAGTTGCTTTTGGGTGAACTAAAGTGAAAAATTTAACGATTCAGTAAAAATTTTCATGGTAAAAAAtataatgtgtttcataggAGAATCTCTTAGGTTTAGGCTAATCTTTATCTGTATGGTCAACAATGAATTGGTCCTTTTTCACAATCTATTTTTGCTCATTGAGCCGGAAAACTTAAGTACACATTAAATTTGTGACCATTTGGAGATTTAGTTGGACTCTTTGATAGTTGAACAATTTTGAAGTTGTTCTTGCAGCTTTCAAATCCCATATGCAAATAAAATGTTGTAATACATTGATTGGGAAGCTCTCTCAACTTGCCTATTGAAGGGTTCACACACATAAATATGCTCAACATTTGTGGAGCCACCGGATCGAGTGACACTTACACGTAAAAACCATGATAACTAGCATCGATTAAGAAAGAAGATGACATCTTACAATAGAGATACTCTATAAAAGTTATTACATTGAATTATATAGAACCCAATACTTGATTGcaccaataacaatattacaCTTTGAAAAGTACTAACTGATCAACACCACTGGTGCCCAACGAGCACCTGCCACTGTTAGATTTTTTCTGCTAAAATTTTTTGTAGACTAAAAATGAACAAATTTATGGACTAAATTGTATCCACAAGATTATAAATAGAGATATCATAGAATTATGTGGCTCTTTTGAGAATTTTTCACTAAAATATAGACATGttcttaataattaatttgctttgtcttagtcattttcttcatTCCAAGTACTAGAATTGTTGTTGATGTTTAACCTCAACAACACTAGTGAAAATTGCTTTGGAACactattgaaattttaaattggttgAAAAGTTAAAAACACTAGCGACCAATTTGAAAATAGTGTAATCCAAGACAAAAATGCTTTCATTTCCaattgaaattttaataaacaaaataaatatattgtaatagaTTGGacattcaacaaaaaaaatgcTATTTCTTTAGTGAAAAAATTGCAAATTTTGAAGTATTGAATCTAAAAACCAAAAGAGTGTTAATTACAATTTCTACATCCCAAATCATatgttgattattttttatagcAGTTTTCGttataattacaatattatctctataattttttaaaaattccaaAGAGTTTACAGTACAAAAAAACAGAGTTTCTAATATTCAAATTTACCACGCAtgttcaaaaaacttcaaacatTTTTTCGACACCTTAAATTAttcgaaaattttcaaaaatttacaaaaatggtattataattataacgaacaatgccataaaaaaaatattctcgtAATAAGAGGTTGACAATAGCACtcctttatattataaattggtACATTTCTGTTCCAAACACTCTTAATTGGATGAATCATTTAACAATATTAATACCACAAATAACAAATTTCTTATTCTCTTAAAAAAAACATGAACAAAGCAAATGGTACTAAACACCTAATATCatcactttatattttttactaaaatccaataaaaatagaattaaaaaaaaaaaaaactacattgGAGTTGATAATGTCAAACTCTCAAGTGTTGTTTGCCAATAAatgaggcaaaaaa is a genomic window of Cannabis sativa cultivar Pink pepper isolate KNU-18-1 chromosome 9, ASM2916894v1, whole genome shotgun sequence containing:
- the LOC115722453 gene encoding ER membrane protein complex subunit 7 homolog gives rise to the protein MASSIRSKSVLLLILVQLCFTLISSSSLSPSSVSSEGYSIHGRVKIPSFGATGFGLPGKISNIKVILNGGQRVTFLRPDGFFSFHNVPAGTHLIEVAAIGYFFSPVRVDVSARNPGKVQAALTETRRGLHEFVLEPLREEQYYEVREPFNIMSIVKSPMGMMIGFMVIVMFLMPKLVENMDPEEIKRAQEEMRSQGVPSLANLMPGAGRS